The uncultured Ilyobacter sp. genome has a segment encoding these proteins:
- the rpiB gene encoding ribose 5-phosphate isomerase B, translating into MIIALGADHGGFQLKEKIKEHLIEKGHEILDLGAHSKESVDYPEFGRAVGEAVLDKKAECGIIVCGTGIGISIAANRIKGVRAALCTDTTMARLTRQHNDANVLALGARIIGDVLALDIVDTFLSTEFEGGRHAVRIGKIEEKTCKCGCNH; encoded by the coding sequence ATGATAATAGCGTTAGGAGCAGACCACGGAGGATTTCAGCTTAAGGAAAAGATAAAAGAACATCTGATTGAAAAAGGACACGAGATACTAGACCTAGGGGCTCACTCAAAAGAGTCGGTGGATTATCCAGAATTTGGAAGAGCAGTAGGAGAGGCAGTTCTTGATAAAAAAGCAGAGTGCGGAATCATAGTATGTGGTACTGGAATAGGAATATCTATAGCAGCCAACAGAATTAAGGGTGTCAGAGCGGCTCTATGCACAGATACTACAATGGCAAGGCTCACAAGACAGCACAATGATGCCAATGTCCTCGCCCTAGGAGCAAGAATAATCGGAGATGTACTGGCACTGGATATAGTGGATACTTTCCTTTCTACAGAATTTGAAGGTGGAAGACATGCAGTCAGAATAGGTAAAATTGAAGAAAAAACTTGTAAATGCGGATGTAATCATTAA
- a CDS encoding histidine triad nucleotide-binding protein, with product MATIFTKIINREIPADIVYEDENLIAFKDINPQAPIHILVVTKKEIPTINDISPEDRVLIGEAYIALSKIAKDLGVAENGYRVITNCNSYGGQEVFHLHFHLLAGKPLGPMLSL from the coding sequence ATGGCTACAATTTTTACAAAGATAATCAATAGGGAGATACCTGCAGATATAGTATATGAAGATGAAAACCTCATTGCTTTTAAAGACATTAACCCCCAGGCCCCTATACACATCCTGGTAGTGACAAAAAAAGAGATTCCCACTATAAATGATATAAGCCCTGAAGACCGTGTCCTAATAGGCGAGGCATACATTGCCTTATCCAAGATAGCGAAAGACCTAGGAGTGGCTGAGAATGGATATAGAGTGATTACAAACTGCAACAGCTATGGAGGGCAGGAGGTTTTTCACCTTCATTTTCATCTTCTGGCAGGAAAGCCTTTAGGACCAATGTTAAGTTTATAA
- a CDS encoding calcium/sodium antiporter gives MSNLILLLIGFIPLIYGANFLIDGSSSLAKKFNIPNIVIGLTVVAFGTSAPELIVNVFSSLQKTSDITMGNIIGSNIFNIAVILGVTSVLKNLNVKTNTTWKEIPMALLAVVLVFIMINDVTIDKNKLSELSRIDGMVLISFFIIFLSYTLSMIKSGKFEEEIEIKEYTVLKSSVLTILGFIMLVIGGKVIVMFAVKFAKSVGISERIIGLTIVSIGTSLPELATSISAALKNNVDIAIGNVVGSNIFNILFVLGISSIIYPIPLLGGVNLDIALNIFLNLLLFLFVFSGKGRKIERWEGFSFIVIYILYLGYLI, from the coding sequence ATGTCAAATCTAATATTATTATTGATCGGTTTTATTCCATTGATTTACGGTGCAAATTTCCTTATAGACGGTTCTTCTTCTCTAGCCAAAAAGTTTAACATACCCAATATTGTTATTGGTCTTACAGTAGTGGCATTTGGTACCTCAGCTCCAGAGTTGATTGTGAATGTATTTAGCTCTTTGCAAAAGACCAGTGATATAACCATGGGAAATATCATAGGAAGTAACATATTTAATATTGCTGTGATATTAGGGGTGACCTCTGTTTTAAAAAACCTCAATGTAAAGACAAACACCACTTGGAAAGAGATACCCATGGCTTTATTGGCAGTTGTTTTAGTATTTATAATGATTAACGATGTGACGATAGACAAAAATAAACTTTCAGAACTTTCAAGAATAGACGGTATGGTGCTTATATCTTTTTTTATAATATTTTTGTCTTATACACTTTCCATGATCAAATCTGGAAAGTTTGAAGAGGAGATAGAAATAAAAGAATACACTGTTTTAAAATCTTCGGTTCTCACAATACTGGGTTTTATTATGCTTGTCATAGGCGGGAAGGTCATCGTGATGTTTGCAGTCAAGTTTGCAAAATCCGTGGGTATATCAGAAAGGATAATAGGCCTTACAATAGTATCTATAGGAACTTCTCTGCCAGAACTGGCAACCTCCATCTCGGCAGCCCTAAAAAATAATGTGGACATAGCTATAGGTAATGTCGTGGGATCGAATATTTTTAATATACTGTTTGTTCTGGGGATATCCTCTATCATCTATCCCATACCGTTACTGGGCGGAGTGAATTTGGACATAGCTTTAAACATATTTTTAAATCTGCTCTTGTTTTTATTTGTATTTTCAGGAAAGGGAAGAAAGATCGAGAGATGGGAAGGATTTTCTTTTATAGTGATTTATATACTTTACTTGGGATATCTTATCTAG
- a CDS encoding Fic family protein: MEKYNSPNYMNKTDLLYRLKPGEELEIKWNELMEYRKQEALELPLIDQKGKNIFVFLSKELRERIALIDDLAKKNIFEELDEEVKRNVVIEAQTDEAFYSSIIEGAHTTKKRTKQMIENGVKPKNKDEKMVFNNYQALFYILGNIGEPISEEVLLKIYNIVTNETLDKDEIVAKYRLDQNEVRNLEAVIYVPPEAEKVQEMMDSLFEFMSKDDDERIHPILKAVIFHYYFVYVHPFYDGNGRTARALTYMYLLQNGYDFFKYFSISNIISDARGSYYKAIKNSEDYESDVTYFALFYTKMILDSIKKVTGDFKKQYLKKVIYSEIEHRGLSINERQEKLIDKVIKFDKSFIDTAFYIKLNKVSQETARKDLNDLVEMEIFSKKKVGRKFHYILKNN, encoded by the coding sequence ATGGAAAAATACAATTCACCAAATTATATGAATAAAACAGATCTATTATATCGCTTGAAACCAGGGGAAGAACTAGAAATAAAATGGAATGAATTAATGGAATATCGAAAACAAGAGGCGCTTGAATTACCTTTAATTGATCAAAAGGGTAAAAATATTTTTGTATTTTTGTCAAAAGAACTGAGAGAAAGAATAGCTTTAATTGATGATTTAGCTAAAAAAAATATTTTTGAAGAATTAGATGAAGAAGTTAAAAGAAATGTAGTTATTGAAGCTCAAACAGATGAAGCCTTTTATTCAAGTATAATAGAGGGTGCCCATACTACTAAAAAGCGTACAAAACAAATGATCGAAAATGGGGTGAAACCTAAAAACAAAGATGAAAAAATGGTATTTAACAATTATCAGGCATTATTTTATATCCTAGGAAATATTGGAGAACCCATTTCAGAAGAAGTTCTTTTAAAAATATATAATATAGTAACAAATGAAACTTTAGACAAAGATGAAATTGTTGCTAAATATCGACTGGATCAAAATGAAGTAAGAAATTTAGAGGCAGTGATATATGTGCCTCCAGAAGCTGAAAAAGTTCAAGAAATGATGGATTCTTTGTTTGAATTTATGAGTAAGGATGATGATGAGAGAATTCATCCTATTTTAAAAGCTGTTATTTTTCACTATTATTTTGTATATGTCCATCCTTTTTATGATGGGAATGGCCGAACTGCACGTGCTTTAACTTATATGTATCTTTTACAAAATGGATATGATTTTTTTAAATATTTCTCAATATCTAATATAATTTCCGATGCAAGAGGCAGCTATTATAAAGCAATAAAAAATTCTGAGGATTATGAAAGTGATGTCACCTATTTTGCTCTTTTTTATACAAAAATGATTTTGGATAGCATAAAAAAAGTTACTGGTGATTTTAAAAAACAATATTTGAAAAAAGTTATCTACAGTGAGATTGAGCATAGAGGTTTATCAATCAATGAACGCCAGGAAAAATTAATAGATAAAGTTATTAAATTTGATAAAAGTTTTATTGATACTGCTTTTTATATTAAATTAAATAAGGTTTCTCAAGAAACAGCTAGGAAGGATTTAAATGATCTGGTAGAAATGGAGATTTTTTCCAAGAAGAAAGTTGGCAGAAAATTTCATTATATATTAAAAAACAATTAA
- the brxL gene encoding BREX system Lon protease-like protein BrxL: MEIWESKLKDNFGSAVVDKCKALNNEVQSLPRYVSEYLLGFFCEEEIEDEGLKDMHSYIANHRIEAREKEKAKFRLRSDTNLKLIDKFKVKINLKKNRPSNQMEIPSMGISDAEVVPMLLEEHPRLMIDGLWGMGEISYDDEYGQIILSQFKPFQLSDIDINEFVEARNEFTTEEWMNTMISTVGLNFTNYSRREKIVLLSRLLPMVENNLFMMEFGRPGTGKTYAYENISSYSRVISGSQVTGAQFFYNLNTKQDGLLVQYDVLLFDEIDKVKNRGLGDDITNKLYQYLSSGKFDRGGVEKTSECGVMMVGNLPSGDFDPDNLLSSLLHESNTHTAFLDRLAGIVPGWELESIKDPRIAFTKNYGFAADYFSEILHKIRRKSYSYIINKVHFDGASVRDKDSLEKIMNGLIKLIYPNGALTDEELIEISEIAVEYRQFVLDQNFKINGDPTYKRKLSFEIY, from the coding sequence ATGGAAATTTGGGAAAGCAAATTGAAAGATAATTTTGGCAGTGCTGTTGTGGACAAATGCAAGGCTCTAAACAATGAGGTCCAAAGTCTTCCAAGGTATGTATCAGAATACCTTTTGGGATTTTTCTGTGAAGAAGAGATAGAAGATGAAGGACTCAAGGACATGCATTCATATATTGCCAATCACAGAATAGAGGCAAGAGAAAAAGAAAAGGCCAAGTTCAGATTACGAAGCGATACAAACCTAAAACTAATTGATAAATTCAAGGTAAAAATAAACTTGAAAAAAAATAGGCCAAGTAATCAGATGGAAATACCAAGCATGGGGATTTCTGATGCTGAAGTGGTTCCCATGTTGCTTGAAGAACACCCACGACTTATGATAGATGGACTGTGGGGGATGGGTGAGATCTCCTATGATGATGAATACGGTCAAATAATTTTATCTCAGTTTAAACCATTTCAATTATCAGATATAGATATAAATGAATTTGTAGAAGCGAGAAATGAATTTACTACAGAAGAATGGATGAATACAATGATAAGCACCGTAGGTTTAAATTTTACTAATTACAGTCGTAGAGAAAAAATTGTGCTTCTATCTAGATTATTACCTATGGTTGAAAATAATCTTTTTATGATGGAGTTTGGGAGACCCGGCACAGGGAAGACATATGCCTATGAAAATATATCCTCCTATTCAAGAGTTATATCAGGAAGTCAGGTTACTGGGGCTCAATTTTTTTATAATTTAAATACAAAGCAAGATGGTCTTTTGGTACAGTATGATGTCCTCCTCTTTGATGAAATTGACAAGGTTAAGAACAGAGGATTAGGAGACGATATAACTAATAAATTATACCAGTATCTATCCTCTGGCAAGTTTGATAGGGGTGGAGTAGAAAAGACGAGTGAATGCGGTGTAATGATGGTTGGAAATCTTCCCTCTGGAGATTTTGATCCAGACAACTTGTTATCCAGTCTCCTGCATGAAAGCAATACTCACACAGCATTCCTAGATAGGCTTGCTGGGATAGTGCCAGGATGGGAATTAGAGAGTATAAAAGACCCGAGAATAGCTTTTACAAAGAATTATGGATTTGCTGCTGATTATTTTAGTGAAATATTACATAAGATCAGACGAAAAAGTTATTCATATATTATAAATAAAGTCCATTTTGATGGTGCATCTGTGAGAGATAAGGATTCTTTAGAAAAAATAATGAATGGATTAATAAAGTTGATTTATCCAAATGGTGCATTAACAGATGAGGAATTAATAGAAATATCTGAGATTGCTGTTGAGTATAGACAATTTGTACTAGATCAAAATTTTAAGATAAATGGGGACCCGACTTATAAAAGAAAGCTGAGTTTTGAAATTTATTAA
- a CDS encoding PglZ domain-containing protein, with amino-acid sequence MIKIIKLVKSSERFYQAKDKYVEVYDLPSYLKGRSYYDTYKNSPDEFEIIVSEKSLFDFFLDVEEHPNVKVYEKIIDHDGHYLEEDIIRYSIFDNEKAEKIYDGNLSKEKNILKYHFEDRKNIFDLLEIFKRIRNKKSELDIIFGGEFLEWLPQGLRKKFYEKSESFRNVLLEGYIFSKYKRHNYNVLVSWKEVEGLYDFFKGNKVLEKQYIERENKFDLGDIEKSIGENYNKLGIYYEFDESRFIENISGELDFEKNFYLRNFLMSLDEKLQSTERKKSYIKFKEKFKLVETPVEELLELLEKIECISFGYTNINDWKKFFKNEYIYLKNDLSKDNILNLIKKCEKRYEVKLENIKRYTKDKWKDINKAFGNFFMENYNSLMSSEKRQGLDYRLEEIKKYVYRGDKILFIFIDCMRYDIWKRYENKFIEKQYYLQNEDLCLSFVPTVTEYCKKILFSGKKYNQIDVYNQTCFDNNFDGFTTKHIQNIEELEKDGNIFIYEITEIDKMFHDYSELDDEFLLGALDHKLSKILDYIENENMTVVIGTDHGSLHLFEEDLKSIDFREYLNEKNLTIDNHGRYMRISGEYFDEKLYNNLMEKFSKDGLYYLIDRENLKKYYLKETDGKREVYCYLIYKYGYYPYNTGEYNHGGVSLEEVMIPFAILARNKKEYIEVAIETIKNTVEEGKISDIKILLRNENFLKNVCVKLLYNSDEYKYESIEGNKEIDIPLNINGRTGEIADILSINFEFEGEVKEIKQTINIVVEENKKKKLNQKLKKSRSLL; translated from the coding sequence GTGATTAAAATTATTAAGCTGGTAAAAAGTTCAGAGAGATTTTATCAAGCTAAGGATAAGTACGTGGAGGTCTATGACCTCCCTAGTTATTTAAAGGGAAGAAGCTACTATGATACTTATAAAAACTCACCAGATGAGTTTGAAATAATAGTATCAGAAAAGAGCTTGTTTGATTTTTTCTTAGATGTAGAAGAACATCCCAATGTAAAAGTATATGAGAAAATTATTGACCATGACGGACACTACTTAGAAGAAGATATAATCAGATATTCTATATTTGACAATGAAAAAGCAGAAAAAATATATGATGGAAATCTATCTAAGGAAAAAAACATACTGAAGTATCACTTTGAAGATAGAAAAAATATTTTTGATTTGTTGGAGATATTTAAAAGAATAAGGAATAAAAAAAGTGAGCTGGATATTATATTCGGAGGAGAATTTTTAGAATGGCTTCCTCAAGGACTTAGGAAAAAGTTTTATGAAAAATCAGAGAGTTTTCGAAATGTTCTACTTGAAGGATATATCTTCTCAAAGTATAAAAGACACAATTATAACGTCTTGGTATCCTGGAAAGAAGTAGAGGGACTATATGATTTTTTTAAGGGAAATAAAGTTCTGGAAAAACAGTATATAGAGAGAGAAAATAAATTTGATCTGGGAGATATAGAGAAAAGTATAGGGGAAAATTATAATAAACTTGGTATTTATTATGAATTTGACGAAAGTAGGTTTATTGAGAATATCTCAGGAGAACTGGATTTTGAAAAGAATTTTTACCTTAGAAATTTTTTAATGTCGTTAGATGAAAAGCTTCAGTCTACTGAGAGGAAAAAAAGTTATATAAAATTTAAAGAAAAATTTAAATTAGTGGAGACTCCTGTAGAGGAGCTTTTGGAATTACTAGAAAAAATAGAGTGTATTTCTTTTGGATACACTAACATAAACGACTGGAAAAAGTTTTTTAAAAATGAGTATATTTATCTTAAAAATGACTTGAGTAAAGACAATATATTAAACCTAATAAAAAAATGTGAGAAAAGATATGAGGTAAAGTTGGAAAATATAAAAAGATACACCAAAGACAAGTGGAAGGATATAAATAAAGCATTCGGAAACTTCTTTATGGAAAACTACAATTCCCTTATGAGCTCAGAGAAGAGGCAGGGACTGGATTATAGATTAGAAGAGATAAAGAAATATGTCTATAGAGGAGATAAAATTCTTTTTATTTTTATTGACTGTATGAGATACGATATCTGGAAAAGATATGAAAACAAGTTTATTGAAAAGCAGTATTATTTACAAAATGAGGATTTGTGTTTGAGCTTTGTTCCGACAGTGACTGAATACTGTAAGAAAATATTGTTCAGTGGGAAAAAATATAACCAGATAGATGTGTATAATCAAACTTGTTTTGATAATAATTTTGATGGGTTTACGACAAAACATATACAAAACATTGAGGAACTTGAGAAAGATGGGAATATATTTATATATGAGATAACAGAAATAGATAAGATGTTTCATGATTATAGCGAGCTAGATGATGAGTTTTTACTAGGGGCCTTGGATCACAAATTAAGTAAAATTTTGGACTATATAGAAAATGAAAACATGACTGTGGTCATAGGAACTGATCATGGATCTCTACATCTCTTTGAAGAAGATCTTAAAAGTATAGATTTTAGAGAATATCTAAATGAAAAAAATCTAACTATAGATAACCATGGAAGATACATGAGAATAAGCGGAGAATATTTTGATGAAAAGCTCTATAATAATCTCATGGAGAAATTCTCTAAAGATGGTCTTTATTATCTAATCGATAGGGAGAATCTAAAAAAATATTATCTGAAAGAAACTGATGGGAAGAGAGAAGTCTATTGCTATTTAATATATAAGTATGGATATTACCCATATAATACAGGAGAGTATAATCATGGCGGTGTATCTCTAGAGGAAGTAATGATACCATTTGCAATACTTGCTCGTAATAAAAAAGAGTATATAGAGGTGGCAATAGAGACAATAAAAAACACTGTGGAAGAGGGTAAAATCAGTGATATAAAAATCCTATTGAGAAATGAGAATTTTCTGAAGAATGTTTGTGTCAAACTACTTTATAATAGCGATGAGTACAAATATGAGAGTATAGAGGGGAATAAAGAGATCGACATTCCTCTAAATATAAATGGAAGGACAGGAGAGATAGCAGATATCTTGTCTATAAATTTTGAGTTTGAAGGTGAAGTAAAGGAGATAAAACAAACAATTAATATTGTTGTAGAGGAAAATAAAAAGAAAAAACTAAATCAAAAGCTGAAAAAGAGTAGAAGTCTGCTATAG
- a CDS encoding BREX system ATP-binding domain-containing protein: MNIRELVSLKSFDPVINLSWAGNINEQERLLSNYIMTENLAEIFVNMLESITLTRSEGRREKLGGDIDLTVTKRSHILSGQYGTGKSYFLLMLNVVLEMKNTSLANKIIERFSEYPELQYQLKHIRENKKYFLVRINGENENEKEFKDIIQSEVINALEKEFGEVNISSVYKKTLSMFQEVYDRNRNRMDEILSKYGYSKDDIIASLSNYRKDGIIKSEAVIKETTGFTPKIELDKLEDFLKDVSEILKSKGYKEMVIVFDEFSAYLTTSIEDRRINKDLGQIQNLAQLSVHSSNVEISFIGSTHKDLTEMIGNAGVSKKEELDKVLGRFRVHQLTYGQEEELLKNTLSLNKSGFSKYKEEYREMFEELEEEYGRSMEDFYPLHPATIMYLEPMTKLYAQGVRTAFGFFEKKVRNEYFNQEVIKDGKLNLVTVSDLYDYFEGDIEDKKRKLYETLNQVRNYVKEDKNLVDFSKALAVAYSSSLTVSGAITELSAKNLMHMYLMESEEEVEKKMNPLVSDDHINIIKNNNKYRLSVNNSGIDIDSLVRKEKENINPNMMRDKILYKSQDRIFIKNSYNLKYNMGLYPMDRALEGSIYSLEELRKIKFESNFSTDKDGKIIFIIPRFEENYDEENLASEYLEKMKSLDRNICLAIPKDIVFDGDALKEYGALLKVERDERIAKDDELKRIVVSRRRKLEDKIRNKYLRKFCNLKNFTFIFSEGKRRIDLRQDKALYKEILYSHYKKFPHEIKVENFNSRNPLNKLIKLFLDGGSTEITKKDKTSEEAKNIYATLKPLDLVKITEHVNTEKVEFQSPRGEISILSKEIMDIVEATENSLSLEEKYKTLTNAPYGLSTQLVDLYFFISNKLGRTYIENIKTGRPLSLDSNNIKLLSEKSDEYQLKKNTVVDITEQLKAVWVSFNKIKGVRTSGNKVKVNGKNDFNVPLTLGKEMKDIYDKLLDQEHTLATYGINTGKLKTLTNKLKVISLKYKAEELFECVEKIVDIFRKATFKENLDELDKFILNLNSIMEKDTISKISQVRQNLTNLGYKIKDLEKYSDFKEELKIQQNGYKDYLEDFLNMELLNRLYEATQKLMNSYIEEFKKKHDNFYVEYDKQRNDLLVFTRDKVECIKSLESLNFGNIASMKEFFLEIEKFEICDCVMGEETIQCVCEYDELKKLENAVSELEDKFKKNKHQILGVFERYVEEMENLRNGLGHSENYRRLVFALRDIQNGDAEKTSEIGRLVESASDEINQYLGGIEIQSVKTVDFEELSKNLVQEMLSIGKKNVDFEEFILKFNQVINDYKAREYKSIKLT; this comes from the coding sequence ATGAATATCAGAGAGCTGGTAAGTTTAAAAAGCTTTGACCCGGTCATTAATCTGAGTTGGGCAGGTAATATAAATGAGCAGGAGAGATTGTTATCAAATTATATAATGACAGAAAATCTGGCGGAAATATTTGTAAATATGCTGGAAAGTATCACACTAACACGAAGTGAAGGCAGAAGAGAAAAACTAGGTGGGGATATAGACCTAACAGTGACCAAAAGGTCGCACATATTATCAGGGCAATATGGAACAGGAAAATCTTATTTTTTGCTGATGCTCAATGTAGTGCTGGAGATGAAGAATACATCTTTGGCCAATAAAATTATAGAAAGATTTTCTGAATATCCTGAACTTCAATATCAACTAAAGCATATAAGAGAAAATAAAAAGTATTTTTTAGTCAGAATAAACGGAGAAAACGAAAACGAGAAAGAGTTTAAAGATATAATACAATCAGAGGTAATAAATGCTCTTGAAAAGGAGTTTGGAGAGGTAAACATAAGCAGTGTATATAAGAAGACACTGAGTATGTTTCAAGAGGTATACGACAGAAACAGAAATAGGATGGATGAAATATTATCAAAATATGGTTACAGTAAGGACGATATAATAGCTAGCCTCTCTAACTACAGAAAGGATGGGATCATAAAATCTGAGGCTGTAATAAAGGAAACCACGGGATTCACACCTAAAATAGAACTGGATAAACTGGAAGACTTTTTAAAAGATGTTAGTGAAATATTAAAATCAAAGGGATACAAAGAGATGGTTATTGTGTTTGACGAGTTTTCAGCGTATCTCACCACTTCTATAGAGGACAGAAGGATAAACAAAGATTTGGGTCAGATACAGAACCTGGCTCAACTAAGTGTTCACAGCTCCAATGTAGAGATATCTTTTATCGGCTCTACTCATAAAGACCTGACAGAGATGATAGGAAATGCAGGAGTATCCAAGAAAGAAGAGCTAGATAAGGTACTGGGAAGGTTTAGGGTACATCAGCTGACATACGGGCAAGAGGAGGAGTTATTAAAGAACACTCTGAGTCTGAATAAATCTGGATTTTCTAAATACAAGGAAGAATACAGAGAAATGTTTGAGGAACTTGAAGAGGAGTATGGGAGAAGTATGGAGGATTTTTATCCGTTACATCCTGCCACTATAATGTATCTGGAACCTATGACAAAACTATATGCTCAGGGAGTAAGAACTGCTTTCGGTTTTTTTGAGAAAAAAGTGAGAAATGAATATTTTAATCAAGAGGTGATAAAGGACGGGAAATTAAACCTTGTTACAGTTTCTGATTTGTATGACTATTTTGAAGGGGATATAGAGGATAAAAAAAGAAAGCTGTATGAAACACTAAACCAGGTACGAAATTATGTAAAAGAAGATAAAAATCTGGTGGATTTTTCCAAGGCTTTGGCTGTAGCTTACTCTAGTTCTCTTACTGTTTCAGGTGCAATAACAGAGTTATCAGCCAAAAATCTAATGCATATGTATCTAATGGAGAGTGAAGAGGAAGTAGAGAAAAAGATGAATCCTCTGGTTTCTGATGACCATATAAATATAATAAAAAATAATAATAAGTACAGACTTTCGGTAAATAACAGTGGAATTGATATAGATAGCTTGGTTAGAAAAGAAAAAGAAAACATTAATCCCAACATGATGAGAGACAAAATTCTGTATAAATCTCAGGACAGGATATTCATAAAAAACAGCTACAATTTAAAATACAACATGGGGCTTTACCCAATGGACAGGGCCTTAGAGGGAAGTATTTATTCGCTAGAAGAGTTGAGAAAGATAAAATTTGAATCCAATTTTTCTACAGATAAAGACGGGAAAATAATATTTATAATTCCAAGATTTGAGGAAAACTATGATGAGGAAAATTTAGCTAGTGAATATCTTGAGAAAATGAAATCACTTGATAGAAATATTTGCCTAGCTATACCTAAGGATATTGTCTTTGATGGAGATGCTTTGAAAGAGTACGGGGCACTTCTCAAAGTGGAAAGGGATGAGAGAATAGCAAAGGATGACGAATTAAAAAGAATAGTGGTAAGCAGAAGAAGAAAGCTCGAAGACAAGATAAGAAACAAGTATCTAAGAAAATTTTGTAACTTGAAAAATTTCACATTTATATTTTCTGAGGGGAAAAGAAGAATTGATCTGAGACAGGATAAGGCACTTTATAAGGAGATACTATATTCGCATTATAAAAAGTTTCCTCATGAGATAAAGGTAGAAAATTTTAACAGCAGAAATCCACTAAATAAACTTATAAAATTGTTTTTAGATGGTGGAAGTACAGAAATAACGAAAAAGGATAAGACATCAGAAGAGGCAAAAAATATCTATGCTACCCTGAAGCCACTAGATTTAGTAAAAATAACAGAACATGTAAATACTGAAAAGGTGGAATTTCAATCTCCTAGAGGTGAGATAAGTATTTTATCTAAGGAGATTATGGATATAGTAGAGGCCACTGAGAATAGTCTGTCGTTAGAAGAAAAATATAAGACTTTAACAAATGCTCCTTACGGACTTAGTACTCAGCTTGTAGATTTGTATTTCTTTATATCAAACAAACTGGGAAGAACCTATATAGAAAATATTAAAACAGGAAGACCGCTGTCACTAGATAGTAACAATATAAAACTACTCAGTGAAAAGTCAGATGAATATCAATTGAAAAAAAATACAGTGGTAGATATAACAGAGCAATTGAAGGCAGTGTGGGTATCTTTTAATAAAATAAAGGGTGTAAGAACCAGCGGAAACAAAGTCAAAGTTAACGGTAAAAATGATTTTAATGTTCCATTGACTCTAGGAAAAGAGATGAAAGACATCTATGATAAACTTTTAGACCAAGAGCATACCTTGGCAACGTATGGCATCAATACGGGGAAACTGAAGACTCTCACAAACAAACTGAAAGTAATCTCCCTTAAATATAAAGCAGAAGAACTGTTTGAGTGTGTAGAAAAAATTGTAGATATATTTAGAAAGGCAACTTTTAAAGAAAATCTGGATGAACTTGATAAATTTATTTTGAATTTGAATAGTATAATGGAGAAAGATACAATCAGTAAAATTTCTCAAGTCCGTCAAAATTTAACCAATCTTGGTTATAAAATAAAAGATCTGGAAAAATACAGTGACTTTAAAGAAGAGCTGAAGATACAGCAAAACGGGTATAAAGATTATCTTGAAGACTTTCTGAATATGGAGCTTCTAAACAGACTATATGAGGCTACTCAAAAATTGATGAATAGTTATATAGAGGAATTTAAGAAAAAACATGATAATTTTTATGTAGAATATGACAAACAGAGGAATGATCTTTTGGTTTTTACAAGAGATAAGGTGGAATGTATAAAAAGTCTGGAAAGCCTTAATTTTGGAAATATAGCTTCCATGAAGGAGTTTTTCCTGGAGATAGAAAAATTTGAGATTTGTGACTGTGTCATGGGTGAGGAAACTATTCAATGCGTCTGTGAATATGATGAATTGAAAAAACTGGAAAATGCTGTATCAGAGTTAGAGGATAAATTTAAAAAGAACAAGCATCAAATACTAGGAGTATTTGAGAGATATGTAGAAGAGATGGAGAACTTGAGAAATGGTCTGGGGCATAGTGAAAACTACAGAAGACTGGTGTTTGCACTGAGGGATATCCAAAATGGCGATGCTGAAAAAACAAGTGAAATAGGTAGACTTGTAGAATCAGCCAGCGATGAAATAAATCAGTATTTGGGAGGAATTGAAATCCAATCTGTGAAGACAGTAGATTTTGAAGAATTATCAAAGAATCTAGTTCAGGAGATGCTGTCTATAGGAAAGAAAAATGTAGATTTTGAAGAATTTATCTTAAAATTTAACCAAGTCATAAATGATTATAAGGCAAGAGAGTATAAATCTATAAAACTGACTTAA